In Clostridium sp. DL-VIII, the following proteins share a genomic window:
- a CDS encoding glycosyltransferase: MNIVKRIPRFIRHQKEFLIDWFSFNNTLRSLEGKKIIILISNNSDGSGGAPVVLYEYAKYLNSSNNTTLFLAGKGGEIISDARERGIPAFRMGFMYKWYIRKIQQLDLDAIVVNTITMYKYIDQLIENNKLNHKIIWWIHEEDRILKSFAHYMPKQTNQNLRIMCVSERIKDSLVKLRNDLDYGIMYYGCIDEFQNHFYEFASKKSFKRKEYVISVIGRICSRKNQMQIVNAYSLLNQEIRENIRIKIVAGSADELYKNRLLDQIGTNNNIEIIGPIARNDMYKIYLESDLIVCCSIDDPLPVVITEAMMFGCPFITSSKTGQSGLMENGVNGNIYNFESDDELAVAIEKCFKNRHISFEVSKGARKLYEKYFSLEHLDQQVKELCK; encoded by the coding sequence TTGAATATAGTAAAGAGAATACCAAGATTCATACGTCACCAAAAAGAGTTTTTAATAGATTGGTTTTCCTTTAATAATACATTACGTAGTTTGGAAGGGAAAAAAATTATTATATTGATAAGTAATAATTCAGATGGAAGTGGTGGTGCACCAGTTGTTTTATATGAATATGCAAAATATTTAAATTCTAGTAATAATACAACTCTCTTTTTGGCGGGCAAGGGTGGAGAAATTATAAGTGATGCCAGAGAAAGGGGAATTCCTGCTTTTAGAATGGGATTTATGTATAAATGGTATATTCGAAAAATACAACAATTAGATCTAGATGCTATAGTAGTAAACACAATTACAATGTATAAATATATAGACCAACTTATTGAAAATAATAAGTTGAATCATAAAATAATATGGTGGATTCATGAAGAAGACAGAATACTGAAATCATTCGCTCATTATATGCCAAAACAGACAAATCAAAATCTTCGCATTATGTGCGTAAGTGAAAGGATTAAAGATTCATTAGTAAAATTAAGAAATGATTTAGATTACGGTATCATGTACTACGGTTGTATTGATGAATTTCAAAATCACTTTTATGAGTTTGCCAGCAAAAAAAGCTTTAAAAGAAAAGAATATGTCATTTCAGTGATTGGAAGAATATGTTCGCGAAAAAACCAAATGCAAATTGTGAATGCGTATAGTTTACTCAATCAAGAAATTCGTGAAAACATTAGAATAAAAATTGTTGCAGGATCTGCCGATGAGTTATATAAAAATAGATTACTCGACCAAATAGGTACTAATAATAACATTGAAATTATTGGTCCTATAGCTCGAAATGATATGTATAAAATTTATCTTGAATCTGATCTTATTGTTTGTTGTTCGATAGATGATCCTTTGCCAGTTGTTATAACGGAGGCGATGATGTTTGGATGTCCTTTTATTACTTCATCTAAAACAGGTCAATCCGGATTAATGGAAAATGGGGTTAATGGCAATATATATAATTTTGAGAGTGATGATGAATTAGCAGTAGCTATTGAAAAATGCTTCAAAAATAGACATATAAGTTTTGAAGTATCAAAAGGAGCTAGAAAACTGTATGAAAAGTATTTTTCATTGGAGCATTTAGATCAACAGGTTAAAGAGTTGTGCAAATAA
- a CDS encoding serine acetyltransferase, producing MFDILKKEYINIYGKRKMLMIRSFLLYYRSLEFRVVILIRYYLASENSQIKKHLRKKLSLKYHVDIGRNPKIGKNFRFAHFQGTIIGNEVVIGDNCTIYQQVTLGQKIYGLAGYGDDPILGDNIVIFAGAKVLGKIHVGNNSVVGANAVVLKDVPENSCAVGIPAHIIKGEDKNNGAT from the coding sequence ATGTTTGATATTTTAAAGAAAGAGTACATTAATATATATGGCAAGAGGAAAATGTTAATGATTAGATCTTTTTTGCTTTATTATAGATCGTTAGAGTTTAGGGTAGTTATCTTAATTCGATATTATTTAGCATCGGAAAATTCGCAAATTAAGAAGCACTTAAGGAAAAAATTGTCTCTAAAATATCATGTTGATATTGGAAGAAATCCAAAAATTGGGAAAAACTTTAGGTTTGCACATTTTCAAGGAACAATTATTGGTAATGAGGTTGTAATTGGTGATAATTGCACGATATATCAACAAGTCACGCTAGGACAAAAAATATATGGTTTAGCAGGCTATGGGGATGATCCAATATTGGGAGACAATATAGTAATATTTGCTGGAGCAAAAGTTCTTGGAAAAATACATGTAGGAAACAACTCTGTAGTAGGTGCTAACGCAGTTGTATTAAAGGATGTACCCGAAAATAGCTGTGCTGTTGGTATTCCCGCACACATAATTAAAGGTGAGGATAAAAATAATGGGGCAACTTAA
- a CDS encoding flippase, whose protein sequence is MGQLKKNITYNFVYQILILVVPFITAPYLSRKIGASGVGTYSFSQSIAMYFTYITTLGLSNYGNRVIASVQADRKERSRIFCEIYCMQMICFFVSVALYAIYIEFFSVDKVAAVIMVVWVISALFDINWFFFGMEQFKLTVIRNTAVKLLSVICIFIFVRTKNDVYIYILIMALCTIISQICLWPYVKKLVDIKMPSWHNVLSHFKPNFILFIPVIAVSIYKILDKIMLGYMCTMDEVGYYENAEKIINIVQSLIVAIGTVMLPRMTALFSSSDENTSKKYMDITMNAVMIYVSAASFGLFAIKDEFVIFYFGDNFQKTEPILGMLAITLLFFGCGNVLRTQYLIPKKKDQIYIKSAIVGAIVNILVNLLLIEKYGGLGAAVGTVCAEIIVCFYQFYKVRKEVNFVRYIPNALLFLSFGFIMLCVMHVLPTINSKILSLASDVFVGAIVYLTLVGIYIFIKRKYK, encoded by the coding sequence ATGGGGCAACTTAAGAAAAATATAACATATAATTTTGTATATCAAATATTGATTTTAGTAGTACCATTTATTACAGCACCATATTTGTCAAGGAAAATAGGAGCAAGTGGGGTTGGAACATATTCCTTTTCACAGTCTATTGCAATGTATTTCACATATATTACTACATTGGGACTTTCAAATTATGGTAATAGGGTAATTGCTTCTGTTCAAGCAGATAGAAAGGAACGTTCAAGAATTTTTTGCGAAATCTACTGTATGCAGATGATATGTTTTTTTGTCAGTGTAGCCTTGTATGCTATATATATTGAGTTCTTTAGCGTCGATAAAGTGGCAGCTGTTATTATGGTAGTATGGGTTATTTCGGCTTTATTTGATATTAACTGGTTCTTTTTTGGAATGGAGCAGTTCAAACTTACAGTCATTAGAAATACAGCCGTAAAGTTATTGTCAGTTATTTGTATTTTTATTTTTGTTAGAACAAAAAATGATGTATATATTTATATTCTTATTATGGCATTATGTACAATTATCAGTCAGATATGTTTGTGGCCATATGTAAAAAAATTAGTTGATATCAAAATGCCGTCTTGGCATAATGTTCTTTCGCATTTTAAGCCCAATTTTATTTTGTTCATTCCCGTAATTGCAGTAAGCATATATAAGATATTGGATAAAATCATGTTAGGTTATATGTGTACTATGGATGAGGTCGGTTATTATGAAAATGCTGAAAAAATAATTAATATAGTACAGTCGCTAATTGTAGCGATTGGTACAGTAATGCTGCCTCGGATGACAGCACTATTCTCTTCAAGTGATGAAAACACTAGCAAGAAATATATGGATATTACTATGAATGCTGTAATGATATATGTATCTGCTGCTTCGTTTGGCTTGTTTGCTATAAAAGATGAATTTGTAATTTTTTATTTTGGCGATAATTTTCAAAAGACCGAACCAATTTTAGGAATGCTTGCTATTACACTACTCTTTTTTGGATGTGGGAATGTATTGCGTACACAATATTTAATCCCAAAAAAGAAAGATCAGATTTATATTAAATCAGCAATAGTTGGTGCAATAGTAAATATTCTGGTTAATTTACTACTGATTGAAAAGTATGGTGGTTTGGGTGCAGCCGTAGGGACTGTGTGTGCAGAGATTATTGTATGTTTCTATCAGTTTTATAAAGTTAGAAAAGAAGTTAATTTTGTTAGATATATTCCCAATGCACTACTCTTCCTATCATTTGGATTTATAATGTTATGTGTAATGCATGTGTTACCAACAATTAATAGTAAAATACTTTCTCTGGCTTCTGATGTTTTTGTTGGAGCAATTGTGTATTTAACGTTAGTAGGGATATACATTTTTATCAAAAGGAAATACAAATAA
- the rfbA gene encoding glucose-1-phosphate thymidylyltransferase RfbA: protein MKGIILAGGSGTRLYPVTKAMSKQMVPIYDKPMIYYPMSVLMLAGIRDILIISTPRDIVNFKELFKDGQELGLNIEYAVQEKPKGLAEAFIIGEEFIENDNVAMVLGDNIFYGQSFTEHLRKAASLESGACIFGYYVQNPKAFGVVEFDDNGKVISLEEKPEKPKSKYAVPGLYFYDNSVVKKAKELVPSPRGELEITDLNKVYMEEGTLKVQLLGRGMAWLDTGTHASMLQASNFVEAVQSTQGTYIACLEEIAYRKGWISSEQVIELAKPLMKTGYGKYLIDIVEEVEIQKAKS, encoded by the coding sequence ATGAAAGGAATTATTTTAGCAGGAGGATCAGGTACTCGCCTATATCCAGTAACAAAAGCAATGTCAAAGCAAATGGTACCAATATACGATAAACCAATGATTTATTATCCAATGTCGGTTTTAATGCTTGCAGGAATTAGGGACATTTTAATTATATCTACACCAAGAGATATAGTTAATTTTAAAGAGCTTTTTAAAGATGGACAAGAATTGGGATTAAATATTGAATATGCAGTTCAGGAAAAGCCTAAAGGCCTTGCAGAAGCATTTATTATTGGAGAAGAGTTTATAGAAAATGATAATGTAGCAATGGTTCTTGGGGATAATATTTTTTATGGACAAAGCTTTACAGAGCATTTAAGAAAAGCAGCTAGTTTAGAAAGTGGTGCATGCATATTTGGATATTATGTTCAAAACCCGAAGGCTTTTGGCGTGGTTGAATTTGATGATAATGGAAAAGTTATATCTTTAGAAGAAAAACCAGAAAAACCAAAATCTAAATATGCAGTGCCAGGACTTTATTTTTATGATAATTCAGTAGTTAAAAAAGCTAAAGAGTTAGTGCCTTCACCAAGAGGTGAGTTAGAGATAACTGATTTAAATAAAGTTTATATGGAAGAAGGAACATTAAAGGTTCAATTATTAGGCAGAGGAATGGCATGGCTTGACACTGGAACTCATGCATCTATGCTTCAGGCTTCTAATTTTGTTGAGGCAGTACAAAGTACTCAGGGAACATATATAGCCTGCCTTGAAGAAATTGCTTACAGAAAAGGATGGATAAGTTCAGAACAAGTCATTGAACTTGCTAAACCATTAATGAAAACAGGATATGGTAAGTACTTAATAGACATAGTAGAGGAAGTAGAAATTCAAAAGGCTAAATCATAA
- the rfbC gene encoding dTDP-4-dehydrorhamnose 3,5-epimerase, with product MGNFIFNKTDIEGVYIIESKVFGDNRGYFMETYNREDFSGAGLNMNFVQDNESRSSKGVLRGLHFQRKHSQGKLVRVTKGEVFDVAVDLRTGSSTYGKWEGVVLSEENKKQFYIPEGFAHGFLVLSDEAVFNYKCTDFYAPEYDGGVMWNDSDINIEWPMDGIENIILSEKDKNHPSFKELDLSDYEDFRL from the coding sequence ATGGGGAATTTTATTTTTAATAAAACCGATATAGAAGGAGTCTATATAATAGAATCTAAAGTTTTCGGAGATAACAGAGGTTATTTTATGGAAACTTATAATAGGGAAGATTTTTCAGGGGCTGGTCTTAATATGAATTTTGTTCAAGATAATGAATCTAGATCTAGCAAAGGTGTACTTAGAGGACTTCACTTTCAAAGAAAACATAGTCAGGGTAAACTTGTCAGAGTGACTAAAGGTGAGGTTTTTGATGTAGCAGTAGATTTAAGAACAGGATCTTCTACTTATGGTAAGTGGGAAGGCGTTGTTTTAAGTGAAGAAAATAAAAAACAATTTTACATTCCGGAAGGTTTTGCTCATGGATTTTTAGTACTTTCAGATGAAGCTGTATTTAATTATAAATGTACAGATTTTTACGCTCCAGAATATGATGGTGGAGTTATGTGGAATGATTCAGATATTAATATAGAATGGCCAATGGATGGTATAGAAAATATAATTTTATCTGAAAAGGATAAAAATCATCCAAGCTTTAAAGAATTGGATTTAAGTGATTATGAAGATTTTAGATTGTAG
- the rfbD gene encoding dTDP-4-dehydrorhamnose reductase, with amino-acid sequence MKILITGSKGQLGNEILDIIKSGKAEIGEISEGMKKSEVIALDVDELDITDLGQVKDKINDLKPDVIINCAAATNVDGCESNEDFAFKVNSIGPRNLAIAAEEVGAKLVQVSTDYVFSGVGNKPLTEYDLTAPYSVYGKTKLLGENYVRELSSKYFIVRTAWLYGYVGHNFVYTMRRLGKEKDMITVVNDQRGNPTNANDLAYHILKLIETEEYGIYHCTGKGECTWYDFAKMIIELSGEKCEVKPCTSEEYKTPAKRPEYSSLDNMMLRNTIGDEMRDWKDAIKSFISKTKLIQREF; translated from the coding sequence ATGAAGATATTAATAACAGGCTCAAAAGGTCAATTAGGTAATGAAATTTTAGATATAATAAAAAGTGGAAAAGCTGAAATAGGTGAAATTTCAGAGGGTATGAAGAAATCTGAAGTCATAGCATTAGACGTGGATGAATTAGATATAACTGACTTAGGACAAGTTAAAGATAAAATAAATGATTTAAAGCCAGATGTAATAATTAATTGTGCAGCAGCAACAAATGTTGATGGCTGTGAAAGTAATGAAGATTTTGCATTTAAAGTTAATTCAATTGGCCCAAGAAATTTAGCTATAGCAGCTGAGGAAGTTGGGGCTAAATTAGTGCAGGTATCAACTGATTATGTATTTAGTGGAGTAGGAAATAAACCATTAACTGAATATGATTTAACAGCTCCATATAGTGTATATGGAAAAACTAAGCTTTTAGGTGAAAACTATGTTAGAGAACTTTCTTCAAAATATTTTATAGTAAGAACAGCTTGGCTTTATGGTTATGTAGGCCATAACTTTGTTTATACCATGAGAAGACTTGGAAAAGAGAAAGACATGATTACAGTAGTTAATGATCAAAGGGGTAACCCTACCAATGCTAATGATTTAGCTTATCATATATTAAAGCTTATAGAAACAGAAGAATATGGAATATATCATTGTACAGGTAAAGGAGAATGCACCTGGTATGACTTTGCTAAAATGATAATTGAATTATCTGGCGAGAAATGTGAAGTTAAACCTTGTACTTCAGAGGAGTATAAAACTCCAGCAAAAAGACCAGAATATTCATCTCTTGATAATATGATGCTTAGAAATACTATAGGTGATGAAATGCGAGACTGGAAGGATGCAATAAAATCATTTATAAGTAAAACGAAACTTATTCAGAGGGAGTTTTAG
- the rfbB gene encoding dTDP-glucose 4,6-dehydratase — MKTYLVTGGAGFIGSNFVLYMLNKYKDIRIINLDKLTYAGNLENLKSIENDERYTFVQGDICDKELVLNLFENNDIDYVVHFAAESHVDRSIKEPEVFVSTNVLGTVNMLNCAKNAWETEDGFKEGVKFLHVSTDEVYGSLGDEGFFMETTPLDPHSPYSSSKASSDFMVKAYYDTYKMPINITRCSNNYGPFQFPEKLIPLLINNCLNHKELPVYGDGMNIRDWLFVEDHAKAIDMVINGGRLGEVYNVGGHNERTNIQIVKTVISYINENIDKNVTENLIKYVDDRKGHDRRYGIAPDKIKAELGWYPETTFEVGIKKTIKWYLDNKEWMNNVTSGDYQKYYDNMYK; from the coding sequence ATGAAAACATATTTAGTTACAGGTGGAGCAGGCTTTATAGGCTCAAACTTTGTTTTGTACATGTTAAATAAATATAAGGACATTAGAATAATTAATTTAGATAAATTAACTTATGCGGGAAATTTAGAAAATCTTAAATCAATTGAGAATGACGAAAGATATACCTTTGTTCAAGGGGATATTTGTGATAAAGAATTGGTTTTAAATTTATTTGAAAATAATGATATAGATTATGTTGTTCACTTTGCAGCAGAATCACATGTTGATAGAAGTATAAAAGAACCAGAAGTATTTGTGAGTACTAATGTACTTGGAACAGTTAATATGCTTAATTGTGCTAAAAATGCATGGGAAACAGAAGATGGATTTAAAGAAGGAGTTAAGTTTCTTCATGTATCAACTGATGAGGTTTATGGCTCTTTGGGAGATGAAGGATTCTTTATGGAAACAACACCATTAGATCCACATAGTCCATATTCATCAAGTAAAGCAAGTTCGGATTTCATGGTTAAAGCTTACTATGATACTTATAAAATGCCTATAAACATTACTAGATGCTCAAATAACTATGGGCCATTTCAATTTCCTGAAAAGTTAATTCCATTGTTAATAAATAACTGTTTGAATCATAAGGAGTTACCTGTATACGGTGATGGGATGAATATAAGAGACTGGCTTTTTGTAGAAGATCATGCAAAAGCAATTGATATGGTTATTAATGGCGGCAGACTTGGTGAAGTTTATAATGTTGGCGGGCATAATGAAAGAACTAATATTCAAATAGTAAAAACAGTTATATCCTATATAAATGAAAATATTGATAAAAACGTAACTGAAAATTTGATTAAGTATGTAGACGATAGAAAAGGTCACGATAGAAGATACGGAATAGCTCCAGATAAAATAAAGGCAGAGCTGGGCTGGTATCCTGAAACTACATTTGAAGTTGGAATAAAGAAAACTATTAAATGGTATTTAGATAATAAAGAATGGATGAATAATGTTACATCTGGTGATTATCAAAAATACTATGATAATATGTATAAATAA
- a CDS encoding AraC family transcriptional regulator — translation MSNTRYLIHEKDLSNFNFQLLYINKSKFENDWPSTRHFHPFMEIFFITDGVGYFEFDDSTIKVNQWDLIIINPNCLHTEKSSFENIPLEYIVLGIDNFSINFSEIHHFTEDDETINNLYKILHFNSNSSSILSYLNSLIQEIEIKDYRYETACKSILSLFLINVLRNNSSMLFIENPNKNLNLECIKVKNYLDTHYANNITLDQLAYISYMNKYNLVHTFTKQIGVSPIAYLINKRIDESKILLSTTNYSIRDIASIVGFSNSSYFSQIFKKQTAVSPRAYRSKSKL, via the coding sequence ATGAGTAATACAAGATATCTAATACATGAGAAGGATCTTTCTAATTTTAATTTTCAACTTCTTTATATTAATAAATCAAAATTTGAAAATGATTGGCCTAGCACTCGTCACTTTCATCCATTCATGGAAATTTTCTTTATAACTGATGGTGTTGGATATTTCGAATTTGATGATTCTACTATAAAAGTTAATCAGTGGGATCTTATTATTATAAATCCCAACTGTCTTCACACTGAAAAATCTAGTTTTGAAAATATTCCTCTAGAATACATAGTTCTAGGAATTGACAATTTTTCAATTAACTTTTCCGAAATTCATCACTTTACTGAGGATGATGAAACCATTAACAATTTATATAAGATACTACACTTTAATTCAAATAGTTCTTCCATATTAAGTTATTTAAATTCTCTAATACAAGAAATTGAAATTAAAGATTATAGATATGAAACTGCTTGCAAAAGCATACTTTCTCTTTTTCTAATAAATGTTTTAAGAAATAATTCTTCCATGCTATTCATTGAAAACCCAAATAAAAACTTAAACTTAGAATGTATTAAAGTAAAAAATTATTTAGATACTCATTATGCTAATAACATAACCTTAGATCAGTTAGCATATATATCTTATATGAACAAATATAATTTAGTTCATACCTTTACAAAGCAAATTGGTGTATCTCCTATCGCTTATTTAATAAATAAACGAATAGATGAGTCTAAAATATTATTATCTACCACAAATTATTCCATTAGAGATATAGCCTCAATTGTTGGCTTCTCCAATTCTTCTTATTTTAGTCAGATTTTTAAAAAGCAGACAGCTGTTTCCCCTAGAGCATATAGATCAAAAAGTAAATTATAG
- a CDS encoding sugar ABC transporter permease, which translates to MISKSKENKIFVVLSLLPATILFIIFMIIPTINVFWMSLFKWGGLVNKKKFVGLDNFKILLNDANFLRSFENTVFLLVIVTIVTLALAITSAAILTREDTKFKNFFRIVFYFPNILSVVVISGIFSAILDSNQGIINATLKALNLESLTRMWLGDQQVVVWCIAVAMIWQAVGYYMVMYMASMSSIPSSIYESAELEGATRIQQFFKITIPLIWSTVRTTLTFFVISTINLSFLFVKVMTMGGPDGSSEVFLSYMYSQAYSNSAYGYGMTIGVVVFVFSFLLSVIINKITKRDVIEF; encoded by the coding sequence ATGATTAGTAAGAGCAAGGAAAATAAAATTTTTGTAGTGTTATCATTACTTCCAGCAACAATACTATTTATAATATTTATGATTATACCAACGATTAACGTGTTTTGGATGTCTTTGTTTAAATGGGGAGGTTTAGTAAACAAAAAGAAGTTTGTTGGGCTGGATAATTTTAAGATATTACTAAATGATGCGAATTTTTTAAGATCTTTTGAAAATACAGTTTTTTTATTAGTAATAGTGACAATAGTTACTTTAGCTCTAGCCATAACATCAGCTGCAATCTTAACAAGGGAAGATACAAAATTCAAAAATTTTTTTAGAATAGTATTTTATTTTCCAAATATATTATCCGTAGTTGTAATATCAGGTATATTTTCAGCAATACTTGATTCGAATCAAGGAATAATTAATGCAACGTTAAAGGCTTTAAACCTCGAATCACTTACACGAATGTGGCTTGGAGATCAGCAAGTTGTAGTATGGTGCATTGCAGTAGCAATGATTTGGCAGGCTGTTGGATATTATATGGTAATGTATATGGCAAGTATGAGTAGCATTCCAAGCAGTATTTATGAATCAGCAGAATTAGAAGGTGCAACAAGAATACAACAATTTTTCAAAATAACAATTCCATTAATATGGAGCACTGTAAGAACTACATTAACTTTCTTTGTAATAAGTACAATAAATTTAAGCTTTTTGTTTGTAAAAGTTATGACTATGGGTGGACCTGATGGTTCTTCAGAAGTATTTTTAAGCTATATGTACTCCCAAGCTTATAGTAATTCAGCTTATGGATATGGAATGACAATAGGGGTAGTGGTATTTGTATTCTCATTCTTACTATCCGTAATAATAAACAAAATAACTAAAAGAGATGTTATAGAGTTTTAG
- a CDS encoding carbohydrate ABC transporter permease translates to MKNSLKDRSGQRLMKLFTYICLCIFALSILVPLGWSFLASLKYKSEFYGNPWALPKGFYFENFRKAFVDAHMGEYFINSIIVTALALVILLVVSIPAAYVLSRFEFKGRKFFNILFAAGLFINVNYIVIPIFLLVLDGEKVVREIFALPASMEVFLDSRIVLSIIYAATAIPFTVYLLINYFQTLSKSYEEAAYIDGCSKLRTLVEVIIPMAKPSIITVILFNFLAFWNEYIIALTLLPNGSKTLPLGLINLMQVQKTATDYGSMYAGLVIVMIPTIILYILVQKKLTEGMTVGGIKE, encoded by the coding sequence ATGAAAAATTCACTTAAAGACAGATCTGGCCAAAGGTTAATGAAATTATTTACTTATATTTGCCTATGTATTTTTGCGCTTAGCATATTAGTACCTTTAGGCTGGTCATTTTTAGCTTCATTGAAATATAAGTCTGAGTTTTATGGTAATCCATGGGCTCTCCCAAAAGGCTTTTATTTTGAAAACTTTAGAAAAGCCTTTGTAGATGCACATATGGGAGAATATTTTATAAATTCAATTATTGTAACTGCATTAGCTCTTGTTATCTTATTAGTTGTTTCTATACCAGCAGCTTACGTTTTATCAAGATTTGAATTTAAAGGCAGAAAATTCTTTAATATATTATTTGCAGCTGGTTTATTTATAAATGTAAATTATATAGTAATCCCCATTTTTCTATTAGTTTTAGATGGAGAAAAAGTAGTGAGAGAAATTTTTGCATTACCAGCTAGTATGGAAGTGTTTTTAGATAGCAGAATTGTTTTGAGTATAATTTATGCAGCAACAGCAATACCATTTACAGTATATTTACTAATAAATTATTTTCAAACATTATCTAAATCATATGAAGAAGCTGCTTATATTGATGGATGCAGCAAGTTAAGAACTTTAGTAGAAGTTATTATACCAATGGCCAAGCCTAGCATTATAACTGTCATATTATTTAATTTTTTGGCATTTTGGAATGAATATATTATAGCATTGACTTTATTGCCAAATGGATCAAAAACTTTGCCACTGGGATTAATAAATTTAATGCAAGTACAAAAAACAGCAACTGATTACGGTTCCATGTATGCAGGTCTTGTAATTGTTATGATACCTACAATAATTTTATATATATTAGTTCAAAAAAAATTAACAGAAGGTATGACTGTAGGAGGAATAAAAGAATAA